GAAGTTGGCAAAGAAGCTTTGGAGCAGCGACCTGAAGGTGACGTTGGTAGAATCCTAACCGGTAAAGCTTCTGGTGTAAACATTACAGCACAGAGTGGTCTTTCTGGATCTGGTACCAGTATCGTTATCCGTGGACTAAGTAGTTTTAGTGGTAGTAACCAACCGCTTTTTATTGTTGATGGCGTTCCTTTTGATAGTGGCACCAACGGACAGTCGCAAAGTGGTGAAGATAGTAGCTTTGTTGATGGGAATAACGGATCCAGTAGATTCCTGGATTTAGACCCCAACAACATTGAAAACGTGAACGTACTTAAGGGTTTGGCAGCGGCCACCTTATATGGTACGGCAGGTCGTAATGGTGTTATCCTAATCACCACTAAAAATGGTGCTGCTGGCACTAGTGGTGGTGTAAAGAAAAATGAAATCACCGTAACTAGTTCATTATTCTTCAATGATATTGCTTCGCTTCCAGATTATCAGGATCAGTACGGAAATGGTTTCGACCAAGCTTTTGGATGGTTCTTTAGTAACTGGGGACCAAGTTTTGACAGAGACGGAGTCGCCGGTTGGGGTAACCAAGCAGCTATTGATGATGCAGGTACCTTAGCCCACCCATATTCAACTTCAACTTCAGCAATTAGAGCTGCGTTTCCGGAATTTGCCGGGGCACGTTATGATTGGAGACCATATGACAGTGTTGAAAACTTCTTCAGAACAGGTGTAGTAAAGAGTAACTCTGTTAACTTTAACGGGTCTTCAGAAGATGGTAAGGTTTCGTACAATGCCAACTTTGGTCACTTAGACGATGAAGGTTTTACACCTGAAAACGGTTTACAAAGGTATACGCTTGGTTTAGGTGGTAGAGCTATCCTTTCCAATAAATTCACCGTTTCTGGAACTATGAACTTTTCGAATACAGATTTTAAATCACCTCCAATTGCTGCCAGTACGGGTAACAGCGTATTTGGTACGGGATCTTCATTGTTCGCTAACCTTTTCTACACCCCACGAAGTGTGGATATTCAAGGATTGCCTTTTGAAAATCCTATCACTAGAGGAAGTGTTTACTATCGTCAGAACAACAGTATACAACATCCCTTATGGACTGTTAACAATGCTCAGACAAGACAGGTTACCAACCGTGTGTTCGGTAATGCAGCCTTAATGTATGATATTAATGACAACTTAAACCTTACTTATAGATTTGGTCTAGATGTGTACAGTGAAAACAATACAAACTCCCAAAACAAAGGAGGTATTGGTGGAAGTGTTGCAACGCAAAGCGGTATTCTACAAACATGGAACAACACAAACACTATCCTTGACCATAACTTTATCTTAACAGGACAGTACGAATTGTCCGAAAAAATTGGTTTCAGTTTCAATGCTGGTGCCACTACGAGAAGAGAAGTGTTCGATCAAAATGGTGTTGCAAGTTCTGGTCAACAAGCCTTTGGTGTGCTAAGACACTTCAACTTTCAATTACAGGATGAAATTCAATTTTTCCAAGAAAGAAATATAGCAGGTCTTTACGGGCAGTTAGATTTTGATTACGATAGAAAAATTTACTTAACGCTATCCGGAAGAAACGATTACGTATCTAACCTTGCAAAGGAGAACAGATCAATTTTCTATCCAAGTGCAAGTTTATCTTTAATTCCAACAAAGCTCATTGAAGGACTTCAGAGCCAAAATGGTATTAATTACATGAAACTGCGTGCGGGATACGGAACTTCTGCTAACTTCCCTACAGGATATCCTGTTGCGGCGACACTTGATTTAGATACACAGGATTTTCAAGATGGTGCTGGAAGAGATGTTACTACCAATACAAGTGCAGACCAATTGGGTAACCCTAATTTAAAGCCTGAACTTTTAGAGGAATTAGAATTTGGTTTGGAGACCAGATTGTTCAACAGTAGAGTCTCTCTTGATGCTTCTTACTATACAAGAACAACGAAAGACCTAATCATTGAACGTCCTTTAGATCCATCAACTGGTTTTATTCAAACACAGACTAACGTTGGTGAAATTAGTTCTTACGGTGTTGAATTAGATGCCACCGTAGATT
This genomic window from Maribacter sp. MJ134 contains:
- a CDS encoding SusC/RagA family TonB-linked outer membrane protein, whose translation is MRTKRNGLLTLLLALIVHLSFAQEKTVTGTVTDQDGLPLPGVNIVVEGTTNGTQTDFDGNYSISASQGQTLLFTYIGQKAMRQAVGSGNTVNVQMTEDAQALEEVVVTAQGIKKSKQALGYAVAEVGKEALEQRPEGDVGRILTGKASGVNITAQSGLSGSGTSIVIRGLSSFSGSNQPLFIVDGVPFDSGTNGQSQSGEDSSFVDGNNGSSRFLDLDPNNIENVNVLKGLAAATLYGTAGRNGVILITTKNGAAGTSGGVKKNEITVTSSLFFNDIASLPDYQDQYGNGFDQAFGWFFSNWGPSFDRDGVAGWGNQAAIDDAGTLAHPYSTSTSAIRAAFPEFAGARYDWRPYDSVENFFRTGVVKSNSVNFNGSSEDGKVSYNANFGHLDDEGFTPENGLQRYTLGLGGRAILSNKFTVSGTMNFSNTDFKSPPIAASTGNSVFGTGSSLFANLFYTPRSVDIQGLPFENPITRGSVYYRQNNSIQHPLWTVNNAQTRQVTNRVFGNAALMYDINDNLNLTYRFGLDVYSENNTNSQNKGGIGGSVATQSGILQTWNNTNTILDHNFILTGQYELSEKIGFSFNAGATTRREVFDQNGVASSGQQAFGVLRHFNFQLQDEIQFFQERNIAGLYGQLDFDYDRKIYLTLSGRNDYVSNLAKENRSIFYPSASLSLIPTKLIEGLQSQNGINYMKLRAGYGTSANFPTGYPVAATLDLDTQDFQDGAGRDVTTNTSADQLGNPNLKPELLEELEFGLETRLFNSRVSLDASYYTRTTKDLIIERPLDPSTGFIQTQTNVGEISSYGVELDATVDLFRSEEEGGFNWSINSNFTANETEVVDLGLDTDIVVYAGFTNLGNAARVGEPLGVIVGSRIQRDENDNFIVNGAGSYAEENGTFTIGDPNPDWLLNVGNSINYKNFSFNFLMNYTHGGDIYSRTTSVLLGRGLTTDTLDRLNSFILPGVKADGTPNDVAVNNSTFYFSNVLFGPDELGIYDASVIRLQEVSLGYSMPSKWLDKTPFGSLSFTLSGQNLWYEAINIPKGTNFDPNVAGVGVGNGRGFDYLNGPSSRRYGLSVRATF